A part of Cotesia glomerata isolate CgM1 linkage group LG4, MPM_Cglom_v2.3, whole genome shotgun sequence genomic DNA contains:
- the LOC123263983 gene encoding hybrid signal transduction histidine kinase E-like has protein sequence MDVDISNYDNNNNNSDNNSEENIDSNDKNYNNNGNDSNNNVGEFDNDNVNYYCAVETDDVANHKISSHPSQLSQKSLESNTSRIISDYEDEMPKQQVPKIDIMTPELAAALDRANVTSRMATYIIAALLSCLNIDCASVNFSHVTIHRAREKFRKEAALNLKTNLETDNYVLHFDGKLLSDITGTEQVDRLPIILSSSGKFQLLGVPKLESGTGQNQASAIIKTVKQWDINTDNIKALCSDTTASNTGK, from the coding sequence ATGGATGTTGATATCAgcaattatgataataataacaataatagtgataataatagtgaAGAGAACATTGATAGCAATgataaaaactataataataatggtaatgatagtaataataatgtcgGAGAGTTTGATAACGACAATGTCAACTATTATTGTGCAGTTGAGACTGATGATGTTGCTAATCATAAAATATCAAGTCATCCATCTCAATTATCCCAGAAATCTTTGGAAAGTAATACTTCTCGTATAATCTCTGATTATGAAGATGAAATGCCAAAACAACAAGttccaaaaattgatataatgaCACCAGAACTTGCTGCGGCTTTGGATAGAGCTAACGTGACTAGTAGGATGGCGACTTACATTATTGCTGCTTTATTATCTTGCTTGAACATTGATTGTGCAAGCGTAAACTTTAGTCATGTGACTATTCACCGAGCAAGGGAAAAATTCCGGAAAGAAGCGGCGTTAAATCTGAAGACTAATCTGGAAACTGACAATTATGTACTACATTTTGATGGAAAACTGTTATCAGATATTACAGGTACAGAACAAGTTGACCGGCTTccgattattttatcatcatcaggTAAATTTCAACTGTTAGGAGTTCCTAAACTAGAATCTGGGACTGGACAAAACCAAGCTTCAGCTATTATTAAAACAGTAAAACAATGGGATATTAATACTGACAACATCAAAGCATTGTGTTCTGATACTACGGCGTCAAATAcgggtaaataa